Proteins found in one Hevea brasiliensis isolate MT/VB/25A 57/8 chromosome 18, ASM3005281v1, whole genome shotgun sequence genomic segment:
- the LOC110640122 gene encoding autophagy-related protein 8C-like isoform X1 has protein sequence MFSCLIFAESCNRRSTLAMAKSSFKLEHPLERRQAEAARIREKYPDRIPVIVEKAGRSDVPDIDKKKYLVPADLTVGQFVYVVRKRIKLSAEKAIFVFVKNTLPPTAALMSTIYEENKDEDGFLYMSYSGENTFGSHQEE, from the exons ATGTTTTCATGTTTGATATTCGCAGAGAGCTGTAATCGAAGGTCGACTTTAGCCATGGCTAAAAGCTCCTTCAAGCTGGAACATCCATTGG AGAGGAGACAAGCTGAAGCTGCTCGCATTAGGGAGAAGTATCCTGATAGAATACCT GTAATTGTGGAAAAGGCTGGGAGGAGTGACGTTCCTGATATTGATAAGAAGAA ATATCTTGTGCCAGCTGATTTGACCGTGGGCCAGTTTGTCTATGTTGTCCGTAAAAGGATTAAGCTTAGTGCTGAGAAGGCTATATTTGTGTTTGTGAAGAACACTTTACCTCCAACTG CTGCATTGATGTCTACAATCTATGAGGAGAACAAGGATGAAGATGGTTTTCTTTACATGAGTTACAGTGGGGAGAATACCTTTGGATCCCATCAAGAGGAGTAG
- the LOC110640122 gene encoding autophagy-related protein 8C-like isoform X2, translating to MAKSSFKLEHPLERRQAEAARIREKYPDRIPVIVEKAGRSDVPDIDKKKYLVPADLTVGQFVYVVRKRIKLSAEKAIFVFVKNTLPPTAALMSTIYEENKDEDGFLYMSYSGENTFGSHQEE from the exons ATGGCTAAAAGCTCCTTCAAGCTGGAACATCCATTGG AGAGGAGACAAGCTGAAGCTGCTCGCATTAGGGAGAAGTATCCTGATAGAATACCT GTAATTGTGGAAAAGGCTGGGAGGAGTGACGTTCCTGATATTGATAAGAAGAA ATATCTTGTGCCAGCTGATTTGACCGTGGGCCAGTTTGTCTATGTTGTCCGTAAAAGGATTAAGCTTAGTGCTGAGAAGGCTATATTTGTGTTTGTGAAGAACACTTTACCTCCAACTG CTGCATTGATGTCTACAATCTATGAGGAGAACAAGGATGAAGATGGTTTTCTTTACATGAGTTACAGTGGGGAGAATACCTTTGGATCCCATCAAGAGGAGTAG
- the LOC110642396 gene encoding uncharacterized protein LOC110642396 isoform X1, with amino-acid sequence MAAENPRLQNLQEQLQSQNQKIQELSLTLHKVEERMNQMMEMMRASQENERRQAEVARYREKYPDKIRVIVEKAGRSDVPDIDKKKLVAFFLSSYSLQFHILFHIFVTQGSCYTSGTSYYIFCSNKAFSSCIFIQFSAL; translated from the exons ATGGCTGCTGAGAACCCAAGATTACAAAATCTGCAAGAGCAGTTGCAGTCACAGAATCAAAAGATTCAAGAATTGAGTTTGACCTTGCACAAGGTTGAAGAAAGGATGAATCAGATGATGGAGATGATGAGAGCCTCGCAAGAAAACG AGAGGAGGCAAGCAGAAGTTGCTCGCTATAGGGAGAAGTATCCTGATAAAATACGT GTAATTGTGGAAAAGGCCGGAAGGAGTGATGTTCCTGATATTGATAAGAAGAAGTTAGTAGCATTCTTTCTTTCTTCATACTCTCTCCAGTTTCACATTCTCTTCCACATCTTTGTTACACAAGGAAGTTGTTACACTTCAGGAACTTCTTATTATATATTCTGCAGTAATAAGGCCTTCTCTAGTTGTATATTCATTCAATTTTCAGCACTGTAG
- the LOC110642396 gene encoding autophagy-related protein 8C-like isoform X2 produces the protein MAAENPRLQNLQEQLQSQNQKIQELSLTLHKVEERMNQMMEMMRASQENERRQAEVARYREKYPDKIRVIVEKAGRSDVPDIDKKKYLVSADSTVGQFVHVIRERIKLGAEKAIFVHIKNILTPIGE, from the exons ATGGCTGCTGAGAACCCAAGATTACAAAATCTGCAAGAGCAGTTGCAGTCACAGAATCAAAAGATTCAAGAATTGAGTTTGACCTTGCACAAGGTTGAAGAAAGGATGAATCAGATGATGGAGATGATGAGAGCCTCGCAAGAAAACG AGAGGAGGCAAGCAGAAGTTGCTCGCTATAGGGAGAAGTATCCTGATAAAATACGT GTAATTGTGGAAAAGGCCGGAAGGAGTGATGTTCCTGATATTGATAAGAAGAA ATATCTTGTGTCAGCTGATTCTACTGTGGGGCAGTTTGTCCATGTTATCCGTGAAAGGATTAAGCTTGGTGCTGAAAAGgctatatttgtgcatataaagaACATTTTAACTCCAATTGGAGAGTAa